AGTGCCACACCATCGCGTTTCATGGCAGCCTGATAACCACGATACTCGGCTTCATTCTTACAAGCCTTGAGCAGAGTGATCGGTGACAACTGGCTGATCACGGTACAGTGTGCAGGGACTGCCGATGCGAGAGCAAAGTTGGTACGAGCAGGATCGAGGACTAAGATCGACTTCTCACAGAGAGCAGGCACATCGTTGTATATCTCTGCATAAGGCTTAATGACCACGCCACTGCCTTCGAGATGAGCCTTGACTTCCGGAGTGATCTTCTCAGGGAATGTGTAAAATCTCACCTCATTACGAGTGATCATACCATAAGCAATTCCCACGGGGTTGTAGTCCACATCCGTACCACGCACGTTGAAGAGCCAAGCGATCTCATCCAACATCGTGATGATCATCGTGTTTGCACCGGCATCATCAAGAGCCTTACGCACATCAGCCACCTTGTCCTGGACACTACGACCGGCATACTCCAGAGGTTGGATGAAGAAGGGGTGCATGGGTATCTGAGGCAAAGATGTACGCACCTCGGCGATGAGATCTTGATCTGTCACGACCTCTATACCTGCGACAGTTAGTTCTCTCTTGTAGCTGTTGGCCTCATTGACAGAGATCGCTCTACCGAAAAATCCGACTTTCTTGATACCACCCTCTTTTCTCAAAAACTGAGGGATCGAAGGGGTCTCAGGCAAACCCATCTTGAAGAGTTCGATGGTCGTACCTTCGAGTTGCTCTGCCCCTTGAAGGAAGTAACGAGAGTCTGTCCACAAACCTGCACGGTCAAGTGTCACGACGACCGTACCTGCCGAACCGTTGAAGCCGGAGATCCACTCTCTATCCTTCCAACACTCGGGGACATACTCACTCAAGTGACAGTCCGAACTCGGGATAATGTATGCATGGATATCTGTCGCTTTCATCTTCTCCCTCAGGGAAGTCAGCCTTGCTTTGATTTCTGTAGTCATAGGTTATTTGTTTTTTATTGAATATTTGTTGATTTGTTATCTATGTGCGGGTCTCAAGAGATCATTGACGGTCTTGACAGGCTCAAATGTAGATGCAGGCACTTCAACGAAGGCCGTACACCACTCGGACATGGCACCGTTCCACAGTCCGGGGAGTTCGAGAGCCTTGAGTTCCTTACCATCCTTGCTCTTATAGCTGATGAATCCTGTCTCTTCGTTGACAAACGCAGTGAGATTGAACTTCTTTCCCTTGTAGTCCCTCACACAGCAGACAAGATCCACGGGGTTGAAGTACTTTCCATTCTCGAATATCTCCCTCATCTGCGGATCATTCATGTTGATCTGAGTGCTCTCCAAGATCTGAAGCGAAGTCGTGCCATCATCGTTGCGGACAACATACGGTCCCCCTCCTGGTTCAGACTCATTGCGCACCATACCACAGACACGGATGGGACGGTTGAGTATCTTACGAAGGGGTTCGATGCATTCCGAAGCCACTCTCCCCTCCAGCGACGGAGTCTCTATGGCAAAGGCCGTCTGTAGGAAGTCTCTGATTTCGGGTATGGCCGCCACCTTACGTTTGTCATCGTTGAGGATACGCATATACTCGTAGACCTTATCTCTCAGATGGATGAGGTATCCTGCAAGTGCCTTCTTATAGATGATGGTTTCACTCTTGTATCTGTCGGGGACAACATTATCTATATTCTTGATGAAGATCACGTCCGCATCTATCTCATTGAGATTGCGGATGAGAGCACCGTGTCCTCCGGGGCGGAAGACAAGCGAACCATCCTTCTCTCTCAAAGGGATATTCTCCATATCCACTGCGATGGTATCCGTCTCAGGCTTTTGGATGCT
This is a stretch of genomic DNA from Porphyromonas cangingivalis. It encodes these proteins:
- a CDS encoding aminopeptidase P family protein — translated: MTTEIKARLTSLREKMKATDIHAYIIPSSDCHLSEYVPECWKDREWISGFNGSAGTVVVTLDRAGLWTDSRYFLQGAEQLEGTTIELFKMGLPETPSIPQFLRKEGGIKKVGFFGRAISVNEANSYKRELTVAGIEVVTDQDLIAEVRTSLPQIPMHPFFIQPLEYAGRSVQDKVADVRKALDDAGANTMIITMLDEIAWLFNVRGTDVDYNPVGIAYGMITRNEVRFYTFPEKITPEVKAHLEGSGVVIKPYAEIYNDVPALCEKSILVLDPARTNFALASAVPAHCTVISQLSPITLLKACKNEAEYRGYQAAMKRDGVALTRFFIWLEKELDEGRTPDEVEIGEVLASFRAKGDYYVSDSFATIAGYNGHGAIVHYRAEHPTAYKVERKGMLLLDSGGQYNDGTTDITRTISLDGNPTKRQKEDYTRVLMGHIDIATAIYPQGTRGSQLDILARKALWDNCQNYGHGTGHGVGHFLNVHEGPQNIRMDENPTTLRPGMVTSNEPGYYLANEYGIRIENLVRTIPYNETIDGTFYAFETLTLCYLDNTLVEPSMMSAPQIKWYNDYQERVYRELSPLLSAEEAAWLRNKTLPLTK
- a CDS encoding DUF4301 family protein, translating into MQAFELTPEDLEQIKAKNISKSTVEKQLRRFEKGFPFLDIIKAADDTCGITSLSQEELNTYLDKWSRVLKEPSSEIVKFVPASGAASRMFKDLFKFLADEEGDLDTAPPSVRELLDNLSTFAFGDTLNRVCLVNNWKTMMKLHQQGEYKAIIENLIESKGLNYGHLPKALIPFHTYPEGTRTPMEEHLAEGALYAKNTSGRVRLHFTISPDHIDPFRSLLMKKIPKWEDFFSVHYDVTYSIQKPETDTIAVDMENIPLREKDGSLVFRPGGHGALIRNLNEIDADVIFIKNIDNVVPDRYKSETIIYKKALAGYLIHLRDKVYEYMRILNDDKRKVAAIPEIRDFLQTAFAIETPSLEGRVASECIEPLRKILNRPIRVCGMVRNESEPGGGPYVVRNDDGTTSLQILESTQINMNDPQMREIFENGKYFNPVDLVCCVRDYKGKKFNLTAFVNEETGFISYKSKDGKELKALELPGLWNGAMSEWCTAFVEVPASTFEPVKTVNDLLRPAHR